DNA from Cydia pomonella isolate Wapato2018A chromosome 14, ilCydPomo1, whole genome shotgun sequence:
TATTTTCTAGACTGTGTTATCATAGACCGAATGGAGAAACAATTGGTTATTAATTACAAATCAATTCAATTGAGTCGCCGTGGTAGTTAGGTGTCTACTcgaattataaattaaaatatcaggCAAAAAAACCTCGACCTGCAAAAAATATCTGCCCTTGCCAACAACGACTGTATTTTGTTAAacagatattttaataaatttatttgctCAACAAACTTCTACATTTTCTTACTTATAAACATATGCATTCTTGCTTAAATGCGTATGATATCGTCACCATTTTACTGGTGTCTGTATGATGGCTGCCACTTTCACTCCGAATTCGTCCGAATAATAACCAGGTACGAATATTCCGCACGTGCATGGTAATGTGTCCATTATGAGTTTTTATTGCTTATTGTTTACGCAAAAAAGAAACGGGCAATGTCCTCACAATTATAGTTCATCGACAAAATCGATTTTTGACTGTTAAGTTTAGTAGGTAAATTCTCAAAAGATGTAATTACAACAttagttttttgcaaaaaaatctaCTGCGCATAAAAAACTTAGATCTAAATTATTGTGAAAAAGATACAGTCAGGGTTAAGATATTTGAGACAGTCTGCCTAGATATATTTACTTCACATGCAACATGATATAAAAGCGCAAAATATGATACAATTCATGATTAAGCCTTAAAGGCGTTTCAGAACCGAACATTTTAAACCAATTTGCAGCTGTACCGCCCAGTTAGCCATCTGCAATTTTTGTCTTGACATGACAGAACGTTGTCAGATATGTTAGTTACCTGCATATATCAAATGTAATGTAAAGGATACATAAATTAGGCGCCACGTTCATAAAGATGAGCGAGTAAAACAGATAGTGAGCAGAGTCCTCGAGGAAGAATTTCGCGAGAAATTCTCGCGACGGCCGGATCTCGCGCGCTGGGATTCTCTGGTGCAGACGGAGGGCCGAGACCGCTGCGTTGCCGAGGAGGGCTTTGTAGAATGCTGACACCGGGCTAGAGGGGAGAAATAAATATGTGAATACCTACTGCAAAAAATTCTCGCGATATGGTATTAGGCGATAATGAGCCGAGACTCGTGTTAAGGATGTAGATAGGTATTCGCCGGGATTCTCTGGATAAGACGGAAAGATGGGGCCACTGCGTTGCCGATGGCTTTATAGAACcgtaaaagttttaaatatacaCCCAATTTGCAAAATTATCACAGTATGGCCTTAGCTATAAttacattctattatttaattattaagtaagatAATACATCAGATTCATGATGAACAcgaataagtaagtatttatcatataatataaatatacaagctATACCAGGTGATGTTATTTATGACCATACTCTGACGGGAGAATATGCAGgctaggtcatactgaacaacttttactataaagCCAACCCCGAAATCCCGAAAAATAAATcagctgttccatagaaaacattgacatgtgaTTGCATGTGACGGaagattttttttcgtgatttggGGTTgggcccatagtaaaagttgttaattatGAGTATTAATCGACGAttgcgacgaccggtttggcctagtgggtagtgaccctgcctacgaagctgatggtcccgggttcaaatcctggtaagggcatttattcgtgtgatgagcatggatatttgttcctgagtcatgggtgttttctatgtatttaagtatttatatattatatatatcgttgtctaagtaccctcaacacaagccttattgagcttactgtgggacttagtcaatttgtgtaaaaatgtcctataatatttattatttattttattaagacctacatattcacccctcagagtatggtcagacataacaaaatGTATTGCTATAATATATTACCTAGTTGGTGATGTGAGTAAGCTAGCGTTTATATACAAAACAATTAACGATCAGGTTCAAAGAAATACGCAAAAAAAAGATAAAGTTGATGTTATCCGCTGCAAGATTCTAAATGCATGCATAAATAATACACATATAGAAACTACATAATTAACATCAATTAACGGCATAAAGCCGAAATGATTGAGTCGTCAACAAGAGCGTATACAAGCGAGTGATCCAAAGTCACGGGGTCACGAGTAAATCAGGCGGTTCATTGTTAGTGAGCTAAaacaatttacagtacatatggtgctactttgtagcactagtgcgaaaattagcatattacgttactgtgtcgaacatttaaagggccatatgtactgtaaaacgttgtacgatacatgtgcgaatagataattcgcaactcgtgtcgatttaaaacactcccttcgtttcctatttttcgcacttgtatcgcaatgtactatttttacaCAAGTGTGATAAAATGCGCCTGatatattttacttgacaaaatTCTGAATGAAGTCAAATAAATGGTGGAAGAGATTACACTTCACCAATATGGCGttggcaatgcgcatgtaatcACTTGGAGTGGCAGACATCTATAGGCTGctgtgactgcttaccatcaggcgggccatatgctcgtttgccatagacgtttaaaaaaacttacttgcAGAACAGCGGCAGCACATATCCGAAGGTGCACAGCACGGTGAGTATGCGGATAGCCCAGAGCGCCACATCCACCTTGTTGGCGATGACATGGGCCTTCAGCGCCGGGATGCCCTTCGGCGGGCCCTGGTCTCCAGCTTGTCCAGTTGTGTCAGCCATGTTTTACTGCGACAaatattatttgtgttatttctgGTTTGGagagtcagatggcagtcgcttttgtaaaaccAGTGCCTACACCAACTCTCGAGATTAGTTGCCAAATGCTCCCTGGGTGCCCGCAAGTAGAGGGACAACTCTATTTGTAAAAGTATAGGGAACACTTCAATAAAACAACGAGATCGAGCAATGACTgactgtatatttttagagaCAGGTAGACCTCACAAATGCAAATCCGCTGCATACCCACATACATAATATGACATCTTCCCttttcaaaacaaaacaaaaaaaaatttagtcgcATTCAgcatgcatatatatatatatttttttttttttacattttaaatttcaattcaatacatTAAAGACttctgaaataaatttaattattttacagtgtctataactaataataatagtaggtaattgcacaacaataatggcacattggGTTACAaacttgattttattttaatgatattataataaagAATACATTTTCCCTAGTAAGTACTACCTCACTTCCAATAGACTGACAGGTGTATAGcgacaaaatacaataaatctcATTCAATATTAACTGCATTGATAACACAATAAGTGTGTcactaggtatttaaaatatacaataatgaaCTTCGCATATTAAggattaatttttgtttttacacaACAGATTATTCAAAACTCGACCAAGTTGGCAATAAACAAGGTTTACATTGCTATGACCTCAAATTTGACTTGCGTacttcataataaattattaatatgtacatataaaatataattgcaggttttgtgtactacatggtaattaagttttagttataagttataGACTATCACATATGACTAAAATGTCGTTCATGcataatttgttgtatttataataataacatagtaTAGGTAttctattttgattattttagtaCATATAAGATATGTAGGATGCGTTTCCATCCTCTGTGGAGCACTGACATGTGTTGTTAGATCCAGTCACCCCATCTATCTGGAGCCCTCACTATCCTGCCGGAACGAGTAACAATATTATTACCATTATTTGGTACAGTGTTGTTTACAAAGCGCGGGGTGGCGCTTGATGACGGGGACGGCATTACGTCATCTAAATCAAAGAGTAGGTCCAAATCAGGCGCGTCATTTCTGTGCGGCGAGTCTCTTATAATATGCCTACGATTTCTTATTATTTCATTACCAttaagtaacttaattttataGCTGCGTGGGCCTATAACTTTTGATATTGTTCCAGATGACCAACCTTTTTTATTTGGATCCAATAATACTTTAACTTTATCCGCTACTGATAAAGTAGGCAAGTTTTTCGCGTTACGATCGTAATATTTTTTCTGTATGTGCTTTTTATTAAGTAACTTGTcttttacataattttgaatttttggttTTAGAAGCTCTGGACACATTGGAATTATACTTCTCATCTTTCTACTTTGAAGTAGTTGAGCTGGCGATGCTAAATCATAAGATAAAGGCGTATTTAAATATTCTAGAAGGCCTAGCCTGTAATCAGTGCGATTTtcacttgttttaattataatatttttcacagtTTGAACTGTCCGTTCTATCTGACCGTTAGACTGTGCATATCTTGGAGACGACATTTTATGTGTGAATTGCCATTCATCAGCAAACTTTTTGAAACTCAAAGACGTGAACTGTGGTCCCCCATCTGACATCACTACACTAGGTATCCCTTGGCGACAAAAGATATCCTTAAGAGATGATATTACGTAATCTGACGTTGTTGACAATAACTTTGTAATTTCTATAAACTTGCTATAATAGTCGACTAACAGTAAATAGTCGACCCCATGTATCTGAAACAAATCCACACCTATCTTCACCCACGGTTCATCTGGAATTTCATGTGGAATCAATTCTTCCTTTTGATTATGTTTCCTATGCGACAGACagatattacaattatttattaaattatctatGTCATTAGTGATGCACGGCCAAAACATTATTTCTCTCGCtcgtaatttacatttttcCTTGCCCATGTGCCCTATATGTAGTTTTGTTAACATATCCTTTCTTAGGGACCTGGGTATAACTATCCTATCACCTTTCCAAACTAACCCTTGTGCCACAGTTATCTCATCCCTATAAGTCCAATAAGGCCTTAATACGTCTACTAAATCTTTCCTATCATCGGGCCACccttttaaaatacattttcttaACTGCACCAGTTCGTCGTCGGTGTCAGTTTGTTTTTGTAGCGCGACAAACTGGTGGTCGGTGAAGTGGTCGTTGGCGACCACGGCCAGCGCTCGCTCCACAGCACACACCTCGTCGTGCAGCGCCTCGCGGCCAGCATGCTCGACGCTCGCGCTCGGCTCGTATGCGCGCGACAGCGTATCCGCTATATACAGATGTTTACCCGGCTTATATACCAATTTAAAAGTATAACGCTGCAACCGTAATAACATTCTTTGTAGGCGAGATGGCGAGTCTACTATAggcttttttattatactaattaATGGTTTGTGATCGGTCTCGATCGTAATATCCGATCTTCCATATATGTACGGATAAAATCGCTCACATGcaaacaaacaagcatacaactCCTTTTCAATCTGTGCGTAACGTTGCTCCGTTTTAGTTAACGACTTGGAAGCATAGCATACGGGTAGGTTATTTTGCATCAGACAACAGCCAAGGCCACTTTTACTCGCATCTACTGAGATAGTTATAGGCTGATTCATGCTATAATACTGTAACACTGGTCTCTTCATCAAGCATTCTTTTAGATCACTAAAACATTTACTCTGCGACTCATCCCAATGCCATTCAACTTCCTTTTTTAATAACTCTCTTAATGGTTGAGTCTTATCTGATAAATTTGGTATGAACGTTCCTACGTACGTAATAAGCCCTAAAAATCGTTCAATATCCTTCCTATTTGTAGGTGtaggcatattttttattgctgtTATGTGCGAGTCATCCGGGCTCAGACCGTCCTTTGTTATGCGATGTCCTAAGTACTTTATCTCTTCCAAACCAAACCGACATTTATTTCTATTAAGTTTAAGGTTCACTTTCACACACCTCTCCAACACATTTTTCAACCGCTGATCATGCTCCTCCTTGGTACGGCCATACACCAATAAATCatctatgtacatacatacccCTTCAATATCATCAAAATTTTCATATATCTTTTTGTGAAACACTTCAGACGCAGAACAGATTCCATATGGCATTCTTAAAAACTTATACCTTCCAAACGGCGTATTAAATGTACAATACCTACTAGTCTCGTCTAGCCGCACCTGCCAGAAACCTGAGCTCGCGTCAAGGGTACTAAAGTACCGCGCGCCTGACAAATTGGACACAATCTCATCGATGGTGGGAAGCCGAAAGTGTTCTCGCTTTATAGCATTATTTAGCTCTTTAGGATCCAAACAAATACGCAAATCTCCGTTAGATTTTTTAACTACCGTTATACTACTAACCCAGTCCGAAGGACCCTCAACTTTAGCAATTATACCCTGAGCTTCCATCTCTAACAACTTATTTTTGACCGCATCCTTTATCGCAAATGGTAATTTCCTCGGTGCATGAATTACCGGTACCGCATCtgattttaattgaattttatacTCGCCAGGAAGACAACCTATGCCATGAAAAACATCACTGAATTTCTTTATAAAATCCGGATCATTATCATTAGACTGCTCCACAGACATAACTCGCCTGACCAAATTTAACTCTTTACACGCATACCGTCCCAGTATCGGCGCGGAATTTAAATCAACAATTTTAAACtctaatacatataaattatttttgtatctgaCTCGCAAGAAAATCTTTCCTATGACATTAAGACCAGCACCAGAGTATTCAGTAAGTCTTGTATTTGTTTTTGACAAATCCTTACTCGAAATACCTAATTTTGTCAGATAACGTTTAGGGAGTATGTTAACCTCTGCTCCCGTATCTAATTTAAAACACACaggtacattatttatttttaattccgtGTTCCACTCCTCACAACAGTCACAACATcggtttttaatattatttacctgGTCCTCAGACTCTTCCACCATGTACACCCTGCACATCCTGGCAAAATGATTTGGTCTGGAACATTTCATGCAGCTCCTGCCATACGCCGGACAATCGTACTTTTTGTGCACGCCGCCGCACTGACCGCACCGCCCTCCGCGATATGCGTACGGCGCGCGGTGCTGAGCGCCGGCCGGGCCTGCCGCGCCCGGCGCGCCACTGCGCCCCGCGCCATGCGCCCATCCGCGCCCGCGCCATCCTCGTCCGGAACTCATACCACGACTCGATTTTGCTTCGACTTTCGCACCTGACCGATTCAACTCGTACACTTCTTTGTTAGCTACCGCACACACTTCGTTACCTTTTGTCTCACTAGTACACTCGCGTTTAATGTCCTCCGAATACATTTTCGACACTATAGCAGCCCGACATATTTCTAACGCTTTATTTAGCGTTAGGTCGTCTTCGCGTAACAGTCGCTCTCTAATCGCTGCGCTCACGATTCCACATACGAGTCTATCCTTTATTAATCCGTCGTTTAAGTTACCAAACTCGCACGACTGAGCCAACTTTCTCAACTCAAAGACGTATTGGTCTATGGACTCGTGTTCACCTTGTTGACGAGTAAAAAACCGATGACGCTCGAccgttacattttttttcgctttaaaatGATTATCGACTTGACCTATTAAAGCCGCTAATGTTGTACATTTCGTCGTACTTTGTTCTATTATCTCACGGCACTGTTCCCCTACGAcgtgtaaaaaaatgttcatttgTATTTCTTCTGTTTTCTTATTAAGTTCGCATGCCTTTACGTATATTTGAAAACCATTCTTCCACTTCTCCCAAGATTCACACAAACTGCCAAACGCCATATTGGTTACATTTTCCTCAAACTTAAACGGCAAAGGGGGAGTAAGAACCGATTCCatcttgtttttttctttccgAATTTTCTTACTATCTTCACTTTCTTGTCTTCTGCTTTTTAAATTATGCACTTTTTATCACTTTAACCGGCTGCGCCATGTAAAAGTATAGGGAACACTTCAATAAAACAACGAGATCGAGCAATGACTgactgtatatttttagagaCAGGTAGACCTCACAAATGCAAATCCGCTGCATACCCACATACATAATATGACACTATTAAGTGCATAATAGCCTGAAATCCTCAACAGAGGACTCTTTAGGAAGCCTGCAACTCTTTAGACACCTAGAAGCTCTTGCACTTCCTTCGAGTAACACTGGATACATATGCAGTGGGTGTTCTTTACACTACAATTGCCAAACTTTATTTcccaaacaataaaaatgaacATGTATGCTGTGTTTGTAAACTGAGTCATTACACAGTAATGTGACTTAAGACAGCATAAACGAACTTCTTCATGAgcacaattttattgtttcagtTTTTACTACCTTACCACCTTACCCCTTACCCGTCTGCGCCGTGAGATTCTGACTGGGTGCCAAGAAGGCAACAAGTGAAACAGTATAACAGGTAGTTTTTCATTTCAATAATACTCCATCATGTGCATCACACAATTCTTTGTTACAATGTACAGAATGAGTGTAtgagctgggtgaacagagtcaactacaggtATTTTAATGCCTCTTCATTAAAAAGATTAACATTACTCTGAAtggcattaagatttttattatattaaagacaaatttaaattaattacatgcTGAAATAGctattatattgaaatatataatgAATGAATAATCAATACATATCTAATAACAGtattcaataacaataataaagctataaataattttaaaatggcactagtatttttttctgcttctattatttagttaaaagatatatatttatacaggaATCTTTATCAGCTGATAAAGATTCCTGTGTAAAATATGAATAGCCATTGAAACATCCCAATTTGTAGACATTCACTTATAGCAAAAAGTGTTGTTCTAACTATTGTGTTACAGTTACCTGGTCACAAGGCTGCCCAGTGCCAGAGTATTAACAAAGCTAAAGCCTGatcagtaatatatgatcatgcgctatattgcggaatttcattggaactaaatttttcatactaaactgaactgtcaccctaagCATGAGAATAAGtaccctcttgacaatgatcaatgatgcgtaaaatctaagaaaatttCGTGCTTtaaatttgacaggtaaacaagATGGAGCTGTacggctccatacattttgcagtaactctgattgtcaaaaatggacatttgacaattcagtgaccacaaAATCGTTGCTTCAAGGCTGTTTTCAGTATCTCACAATCAAgtgctattttattatttgtgttttcaGTGTGTATTGTAGCAAACATAtaacggattatctatctatatatccATTACTAGAGATTTGTAATACTTTACATTTCATTTTGCATACAGAATCAAGTAAATGAGATTGCAGGTAATTTTTATCTATCTCTCTCAGTTGCATACTAAAGCTCAAGATCCACATAACAACATAATCCGAAGCATTGACTAGTTTGAAGAAGCAATAGCC
Protein-coding regions in this window:
- the LOC133524714 gene encoding uncharacterized protein LOC133524714, with the translated sequence MESVLTPPLPFKFEENVTNMAFGSLCESWEKWKNGFQIYVKACELNKKTEEIQMNIFLHVVGEQCREIIEQSTTKCTTLAALIGQVDNHFKAKKNVTVERHRFFTRQQGEHESIDQYVFELRKLAQSCEFGNLNDGLIKDRLVCGIVSAAIRERLLREDDLTLNKALEICRAAIVSKMYSEDIKRECTSETKGNEVCAVANKEVYELNRSGAKVEAKSSRGMSSGRGWRGRGWAHGAGRSGAPGAAGPAGAQHRAPYAYRGGRCGQCGGVHKKYDCPAYGRSCMKCSRPNHFARMCRVYMVEESEDQDSEGSR